Part of the Mya arenaria isolate MELC-2E11 chromosome 8, ASM2691426v1 genome, AGCGAGTTCCACAGGACCGGAGCAGCatacttaaaactatttttccATACCTAGTTGTTGTTACTCTGGGAACTTCTAATAAGTTTGTATACCTAAAATTATAACCGGCATCATGcactttaattaaatcatttagtACAGGTGGGGCAATATTATTCaagattttaaaagtttctATAGCCATTGCTCTAGTTCTTCTGATATACAAGCTAGGAAGTTTTGCTCTATTTAGAAGTTGTTCATATGTACTGGAGTAGTCGTCATAAACAAAACGAAGGGctctttcttgtattttttcaatcttGTTTGTGCTTTTATTTGAACAGAAGTGCCAAGTTAACGGACAGAAGTTGAAATTGGATAAGATAAAAGAGTGAAAAATGGTTAGGCGGCTTAATATACACAAATTTCTGCCTAatcttttcaatatattaagttGTTGTGCAGCTTTACTACATATGATGCTAATATGGTTTTCAAAGGTAAGGGCAAAATCTAAGTTGACTCCAAGAAGTTTTACCACTTCATCACATTCAATATTagcatttttaatattaagctTGCTCTTTTAGAGTGCGTTTTAGTGCCTATGGCGACAGCCTGAAACTTATCAGGATTTGCCTGATTGCAATTAACAGAGAACCAGTTGATAAGGACATTACTTTCGTTTTGTAGGACTGATATCAGAGTATCGAAGTTTGAGAAATATGTTAAAGAGTAAAGGACCAAGGATCGAGCCCTGTGGCACACCTTTGGTTATCTCAGCCCAGCTACTTGTAATGTGACCTATTTTGATTTGCTGTTTTCTCTGAGTAAGATAGGATGTTAATAAGTTCAGTGAGCTGGCAGACAGTTTAAGTTTGCAAAGTAATATATCATGGGGCAGACAGTCAAAAGCCTTTGACAGGTCCATAAGGACAGCAGCAACATATTGTTTTGAGTCCTGAGCGGACTTCCAGTCTTCAACTAATTTTAAAAGGGTGGTCTGACAACCATGGCCTTTTCTAAATGCGCaaagaaatttattaaaaataggtTCGAAATACTCAGATAGTTGCTCGGctaaaactttttcaaatatttttgaggGTGCAGGCAAAATACTGACAGGCCTGTAATTAGACTTTTGTAGAGGatcatttttcttgaaaattggAGTAACCTGAGCTTGCTTTAGGCGACCTGGGAAAATGCCATTGTCTTTAGAGCTATTTATAAAATCAGTATAAAATGGGGCTAACGACTGTGGTCCTAGCTGAAGtagtttaattgatattttatcaacacCTGTAgctttttttacattaaacttttgtataatttttgAGACTGTTGATTGCCCTACATGAGTAAAATTGAAGGAGCTGGGTGTAATGTTTTGTTCTAAGATTTTACTAATGCTGGGGTGATTAGcctcattaaaaacaacatctttatcaatataattagaATTGTCCACTGCATCTACATGAGCATGACACATCTTCATTTTCTACCAGAAATCTGCGTTAGAAAATAATATAGAATCCAAATGAGTACCGACTGAAGACAACTTTCTGCGTACGGCGTATTCCCTTGAGTCCCTAATTCTCCTATAAAGGGAGAGCCCAACCTGTGGAATCGTATCTCAAataagagagagagagagagagagagagagagagagagagagagagagagagagagagagagagagagagcgagagAGAGATCAAATgcaaaaataccattttttataaaaaaaatcaaacacaaaatgtaaattttgatactgaatataaatgtttaaggGTTATCTAAAAATATTATGGGTTATTGGAAAATCGCAAGTTCAACGCACGTGTAATAATTATCAAGCGGGGATTTCTCCTCACTAGTACTTCCTGACCAATGCAATGACTGATCCCCGATCTGAATATTACCTGggaaaaagataacaaacattgaGCAACCTCCGTAACTCGTACACTTAGCTTTGTCGGTCGACTGAATAGCcgacattttatatatttttattctccCAAAGGGGCAAGGAAGAGGATTATGTTGGTAAGTGCTTCCGAAAAATAGCGAACATGTTTTGCTCATTTATGTTTTCACCTGCATTCAAGGTAAGCTTATTAATGAGTTCGCcatacatattgaatatataatgaTGGTCAAGGTTATTTATTAtccaaatttcataaaaatggaCAAGGAAATAAACATTCACCAAAGTCATAACCAAAACGCTTCATGAAGGTCTGTTTCCTGGCCGagttatgtacatgtgtatatacatgtacacacttGAAATAGGAATAAAGTCTTAATCTAAGATTATCTTAACTGTTAATTTCCCATGAACCAATAATTGAGATACATAATCAGATTTGGTACTGGACTTTTACTGTGTTTCAACTCTAAATACCTGTACATGATCATTATAATTAACTCTGTGTCTCAGGTTTGTAAAGATGACTTACTCCCAGAAGCTCTACCATAGAGTCCGAGAGTACCTGATCACATCCACAGATGATCGTCTCCATGGCGACAACTCGTCCAGTGGGGCAGCCCCTACGTTCTGGATGTTCACGCTGCCCCAGGCTCCATCTAACAGCTATGATGAGGTTTATCCGGGTATATTCATGGGGGACATGTAAGTTTGAATTATAATCCTTGGCTGTGCCAGACAAAAAACACTACTATTCCATTGAATTTTATATTGGCATGATTGTGTATTATATAGAGGTCATTTCGGGCTGATAGTTGTAGTATGTGCGGTCAAGAACCAGCCAcccagtaagctcagttggtaagaGCACTGTGCTAGTGTTCtggcggtcgtgggttcaagccctgcaccgggcgcacttttcgTCTCAGGTTTACTTTACAGTTTAGAATTATGTTAAAGATACTTTTTGGGAGTGAATTTTTATGATTTACtatagtttgaaaaaatatttaaataagcaCATGAACTTATGAAACATTAGTCTCTTTCTAGGAATCCTGAAgatcacaaataaaataaagggcagtaaagatttgaaaattaacaattttaaaaaagttctgaacaattgaccCATTGTCTgctataataaaattaaacattcctaaataaatgcttaataggatttttgttatatttgaatgaTCAAATGCATGCGCTTGGCCATCAGTATATgcttttcaatttctttttctaATTAAAGCAAAGTTAATATACTATAATTACCCTTTTATGCTTAGACTTTATTGTTTGCAGGCAATTAGTGCGTGACAAGGCCCACCTTAAAGAGCTGGGTATCACTCACATGGTCAACTGTTCACAGGGTAAAGGACCACGGGAGACGGACACAGATGCCCGCTTCTACCGTGATGCTGGCATCAAGTTTCACGGCATGAAGGCTGTTGACTCACCCACGTTCAACATGATGCCTTTCTTTAAAGCTGCTGTAGACTTCATTGACAAGGCCTTAAAGTCTGATGGTAagtttgtttcatttgtttcttGATAAGTCAAGAAGTTTCAACAAACATTCAGTTTGCATTTTTGGACAAAATGGATTAAGAATCTAGTAATCAAATACAGAAATTAAGTactatatcattatatttttaataaaaatgcagcATCTTGttaattgtttgatatattcaATGAAGAAATGTGGTGTGATGGTAAGAGGTTCAATTTGTAAAAATCATGATTAGAGTCATTcctaattattttaaagaaatttctCATATATCATAGTATGTGACACATTATAAGATCAAGAATTgcagttatattttaaatgattttcacaATTTCAGTTAAAAGCATTACTTAGAAAATCAAATTAAGTTGGCCTTAACTGATTAATAGGGCCCTTAGTTTTAAATAGATATTGTAACTACTCAGAaatatgaatttgaaagaaatcgtTGATATCTATGGTGATATTATTACGGTGGTGAGGTTAGTTTGTTGACCTGttttaattgtctttgtttCAGGCAAAGTGTTTGTTCACTGTTTCAAAGGGGTAAGTAGATCGGCGACCATTGTTATTGCATATTTGATGCTGAAATGTAACATGAATATCCTGGAAGCTGTGCGCGCTGTACGGCCAAAACGGAAAATACACCCCAACGACGGCTTCATTCGTCAGCTGTGCTTTCTGAACAGAGATTTGTATGGCGGGGACGATTGAACAGTTGTGGCCACTATACAAACTATTGTCAAATGCTTGGAACAGATTGTTTTACTTGTGCAATGaccaaattaatttaataacttAGCATTTATCTCAGGTTTATGACTTGGCGTCCATGACATTATGTAATTCAgag contains:
- the LOC128243438 gene encoding dual specificity protein phosphatase 3-like — its product is MTYSQKLYHRVREYLITSTDDRLHGDNSSSGAAPTFWMFTLPQAPSNSYDEVYPGIFMGDMQLVRDKAHLKELGITHMVNCSQGKGPRETDTDARFYRDAGIKFHGMKAVDSPTFNMMPFFKAAVDFIDKALKSDGKVFVHCFKGVSRSATIVIAYLMLKCNMNILEAVRAVRPKRKIHPNDGFIRQLCFLNRDLYGGDD